A genomic stretch from Candidatus Bathyanammoxibius amoris includes:
- a CDS encoding response regulator — MINILVVEDDKNQCLLYRQELTEEGYDVEVARDGKEAITMARLRSPDLIVMDINMAGMDGIEAMGKILGENNKIPIIINTAYTSYKDNFMTWSADAYVVKSSDLVELKNTIKEILQKKSRQR; from the coding sequence ATGATAAACATCTTGGTAGTAGAGGACGACAAGAACCAATGTCTTCTTTATAGGCAGGAACTTACCGAGGAGGGCTACGACGTGGAGGTCGCCAGGGACGGTAAAGAGGCGATAACCATGGCAAGGCTCAGGTCCCCGGACCTTATAGTAATGGACATAAACATGGCCGGAATGGACGGCATTGAGGCAATGGGAAAGATTCTGGGTGAGAACAACAAGATACCCATCATCATAAATACCGCATACACAAGCTACAAGGACAACTTTATGACATGGTCCGCTGATGCGTACGTGGTAAAGTCCTCTGACCTCGTGGAGCTTAAGAATACGATTAAGGAAATACTGCAGAAAAAGAGTCGTCAAAGATAA
- the glgC gene encoding glucose-1-phosphate adenylyltransferase, with product MSIPAPYTFNKVLVIILAGGEGQRLYPLTKDRAKPAVPFGGVYRIIDFTLSNCLNSGFHKIALITQYKSMSLDRHVRLGWWNLFVSELGDFLEIIPPQMRISHEWYRGTADAVYQNIYTLEREKPGVVLILSGDHVYKMDYRKMLDFHLKKEADVTVSCVDVPIEEACRFGIMEIDEESRTTGFQEKPSSPKPMPSNPDRVLASMGVYLFNTTTLVRRIVEDAKTDSRHDFGRDVIPSMIDRDRIYAYQFEDENKSPVRYWRDIGTLDAYWEANMDLISASPIFNLYDTDWPVRTYREQFPPSKTVYGGEDGQMGEVVNSLLSDGCIISGARVENSVLSPDVRVEAKSSISDSVIMEGVRVDGNVKIRRAIIDKGVHVPEGTVIGYDHETDRSHFTVTENGVVVVPKQITIIE from the coding sequence ATGTCGATACCAGCCCCGTACACGTTCAATAAGGTGCTTGTGATTATCCTTGCGGGTGGGGAGGGGCAGAGGCTCTATCCCCTGACAAAAGACAGGGCAAAACCGGCAGTACCATTTGGCGGTGTCTACAGAATAATAGACTTCACCCTGAGCAACTGCCTCAATTCCGGGTTCCACAAGATAGCGCTCATCACGCAGTACAAGTCTATGTCGCTGGACCGGCACGTGCGCCTGGGCTGGTGGAATCTCTTTGTCAGCGAACTGGGAGACTTCCTGGAAATCATTCCACCCCAGATGAGGATATCCCACGAATGGTACCGCGGCACCGCAGACGCCGTTTACCAGAATATATATACCCTGGAGAGGGAAAAACCCGGGGTAGTTCTGATACTCAGCGGCGACCATGTGTATAAGATGGACTACCGCAAGATGTTGGATTTCCACCTTAAGAAAGAGGCAGACGTGACGGTGTCGTGCGTAGACGTGCCCATAGAAGAAGCCTGCCGCTTCGGCATCATGGAGATTGATGAGGAAAGCAGAACAACAGGTTTTCAAGAAAAACCTTCAAGCCCCAAACCCATGCCCTCCAACCCGGACAGGGTCCTGGCCTCCATGGGCGTCTACCTCTTCAACACAACAACCCTGGTCAGACGGATAGTTGAGGACGCCAAGACAGATTCGAGACACGATTTCGGCAGAGACGTGATACCCTCTATGATTGACAGAGACAGAATCTACGCATATCAGTTTGAAGACGAAAATAAAAGTCCGGTGAGGTACTGGAGGGACATCGGCACCCTCGACGCCTACTGGGAGGCAAACATGGACCTCATAAGCGCCAGCCCGATATTCAATCTCTATGACACGGACTGGCCGGTGCGCACCTACCGGGAACAATTTCCGCCGTCAAAGACCGTCTACGGCGGTGAAGACGGACAGATGGGAGAGGTCGTCAACAGCCTCCTCTCGGACGGGTGCATAATAAGCGGCGCAAGGGTAGAAAACTCTGTACTTTCCCCGGACGTCAGGGTAGAAGCTAAATCCAGTATATCAGACTCTGTCATTATGGAAGGGGTGAGGGTGGACGGAAACGTAAAGATCCGCAGGGCCATAATAGACAAAGGCGTACACGTCCCCGAAGGGACGGTTATCGGTTATGACCACGAAACGGACAGAAGCCACTTCACCGTGACGGAGAATGGAGTAGTTGTGGTCCCGAAGCAAATTACTATAATAGAATAA
- a CDS encoding restriction endonuclease: protein MKEPTLEDYGLTKEDIRSCKKYEEETVYWIFKTVIILGAVLGVIQAFTFVVPLGTPFHAVEAGHILMALLGGGFMALIGASCGLIVSLFVALIYHHTLPLFNKHIKTFREYKKAKDKFDAWFTRTQTEFWGSLTGKQFEHEFASVLSRNGYNIEKVAKGSGDGGVDIIAHKGWHKVIVQCKVHKNPVGPAVVRDLYGAMKHAKAKRAILACTSGFTKGVKQFAKHKPIDLINMNGIIHLSRTGHTSADD, encoded by the coding sequence ATGAAAGAACCAACACTAGAAGATTACGGCCTAACGAAAGAGGATATTCGTAGCTGTAAGAAGTATGAAGAAGAAACTGTATATTGGATTTTTAAAACTGTAATAATTCTAGGAGCAGTTCTAGGAGTAATCCAAGCATTCACATTCGTAGTTCCTTTGGGCACACCTTTTCACGCAGTGGAAGCGGGGCACATATTAATGGCATTACTTGGTGGGGGGTTTATGGCTCTAATTGGTGCGTCATGTGGGCTTATCGTGTCATTGTTTGTCGCACTCATTTATCATCATACTCTGCCATTATTCAATAAGCATATTAAGACATTTAGGGAGTACAAAAAAGCTAAGGATAAGTTTGATGCGTGGTTCACTAGGACACAGACTGAATTTTGGGGGTCTCTAACTGGTAAACAGTTTGAACATGAATTTGCATCTGTATTGAGCAGAAACGGCTACAACATTGAAAAAGTAGCTAAAGGCTCAGGTGATGGAGGGGTTGATATTATTGCACATAAAGGTTGGCATAAGGTTATTGTACAATGTAAGGTTCACAAGAACCCAGTTGGCCCTGCTGTAGTAAGAGACCTATACGGTGCAATGAAACACGCAAAGGCTAAAAGGGCTATATTAGCTTGCACTTCTGGTTTTACGAAAGGTGTTAAACAGTTTGCAAAACATAAGCCAATCGATTTGATAAACATGAATGGGATAATACACTTGAGCCGTACGGGACATACAAGTGCAGACGACTAA